Proteins encoded in a region of the Onthophagus taurus isolate NC chromosome 10, IU_Otau_3.0, whole genome shotgun sequence genome:
- the LOC111428419 gene encoding uncharacterized protein C6orf136 gives MALNFRTLGNKFTPLGSFITARNNIINVEKIAKDIPTSSDRLGQVGFRTLSNYVLNSSNYVDKHSTSLINANADEQMLYSTNPESIRNCIVAKANPSNEKPNPEKLENIYNVLSESLPKLFIQPMDYSIYSPELIFENNIRGTRTVGLYNYVKQIALLRTVGHLRYAYVKFEVLKITQNPEDSSVKVRWRIRGISGLRVMVLFWKYRLWNVRELFEKTDSWYDGFSTFYVNSDGVIYKHVADKMMPDSENEVLKQQSPIDTAKLALMVGTTLPRFSNLNTVT, from the exons ATGGCATTAAATTTCCGCACTCTAGGTAATAAGTTTACGCCTTTAGGCTCGTTTATCACCGCTagaaataacataattaacgTAGAGAAGATCGCCAAAGATATTCCAACATCATCTGATAGGTTAGGTcag gttggATTTAGAACACTTTCAAATTATGTATTGAATAGCAGCAATTATGTAGATAAACATTCAACCTCTCTTATAAATGCAAATGCAGATGAACAAATGCTTTATAGCACCAATCCTGAATCAATACGAAATTGTATTGTTGCTAAAGCTAACCCTTCAAATGAAAAGCCCAACCCAGAGAAACTTGAGAATATCTATAACGTTCTTAGCGAGTCATTAcctaaattatttattcaacCAATGGATTATAGCATCTATTCCCCGgaacttatttttgaaaataatattagaGGAACTCGCACTGTGGGTTTGTACAATTACGTCAAACAAATTGCTTTGTTGCGTACTGTTGGTCATCTGAGGTACGCTTACGTTAAGTTTGAGGTGCTTAAAATAACCCAAAACCCAGAAGACTCTTCCGTGAAGGTTCGATGGAGGATTAGAGGTATTTCTGGGTTACGAGTAATGGTGTTATTTTGGAAGTATCGTTTATGGAATGTAAGAGAATTATTTGAGAAGACAGATTC atGGTATGATggtttttcaacattttacgTCAACAGCGATGgggttatttataaacatgtCGCAGATAAa atgaTGCCCGATTCTGAAAATGAGGTGTTAAAACAACAAAGTCCAATAGATACAGCTAAATTGGCGCTTATGGTTGGAACTACTTTACCAAGATTTTCCAATTTGAACACTGTAACGTAA
- the LOC111428277 gene encoding ras-like protein yields the protein MTEYKLVVVGAGGVGKSALTIQLIQNHFVDEYDPTIEDSYRKQVVIDSETCLLDILDTAGQEEYSAMRDQYMRTGEGFLLVFAVNSAKSFEDISTYREQIKRVKDAEEVPMVLVGNKCDLSAWAVDMNQAREIAKQYGIPFVETSAKTRMGVDDAFYTLVREIRDDKKKGTSKPKIPMIGSRHGLKLRCSIL from the exons ATGACCGAATACAAACTAGTGGTTGTCGGTGCGGGAGGTGTTGGGAAATCCGCGCTGACAATTCAATTGATACAAAATCATTTCGTCGACGAATATGATCCCACAATCGAGGATTCATACCGTAAACAAGTCGTGATAGATAGCGAAACGTGTCTTTTGGATATTTTGGATACAGCCGGACAAGAAGAGTACAGCGCAATGAGGGATCAGTACATGAGAACCGGCGAAGGGTTTTTATTGGTTTTTGCTGTTAATTCAGCGAAAAGTTTCGAAGATATCAGCACTTATAGAGAACAGATTAAAAGGGTTAAGGATGCCGAAGAAGTGCCTATGGTTTTAGTTGGAAATAAATGTGATTTATCCGCATGGGCTGTTGATATGAATCAAGCGAGAGAG atTGCAAAACAATATGGAATTCCGTTTGTGGAAACATCAGCGAAAACACGTATGGGTGTGGACGATGCTTTCTATACCTTAGTAAGGGAAATACGTgatgacaaaaaaaaagggaCAAGTAAGCCGAAAATCCCCATGATCGGTAGTAGGCACGGTTTGAAATTACGTTGCTCGATTTTATAA
- the LOC111428420 gene encoding probable U3 small nucleolar RNA-associated protein 11, which yields MSVWKKASKANRKTYRERHQPESRSHLGLLEKKKDYKQRAVDHNEKDATLKLLRKRALNKNPDEFYHHMINSKIENGIHFEKETRDEDTPEQIQLMSTQDLKYVVTKRTQELKKIEKLQSRLHLCNVDHEIKNNHKYFKENLDESYNKEDKLKLLGEVELPDVNLEVLGEAVKNRKGVYKELAKRIHRERELSIVQRKLEMKRCVDAKKNVLPPKKLRKGDKESAPVYVWKYERKK from the coding sequence ATGTCTGTGTGGAAAAAAGCATCAAAAGCAAATAGAAAAACTTACCGAGAACGTCATCAACCGGAAAGTAGGAGCCACTTGGGATTACTCGAGAAGAAAAAGGATTATAAACAGAGAGCAGTTGATCATAATGAAAAAGACGCaaccttaaaattactaaGAAAACGAgcgttaaataaaaatccgGATGAATTTTATCACCACATGATAAATTCTAAGATAGAAAATGGAAttcattttgaaaaagaaactcGCGATGAGGACACTCCAGAACAAATCCAATTAATGTCAACTCAAGATTTAAAATACGTTGTAACGAAAAGAACTcaagaattgaaaaaaatcgaaaagttGCAATCACGATTACATTTATGTAACGTTGATCATGAAATTAAGAATAACCATAAATACttcaaagaaaatttagaCGAGAGTTATAATAAAGAGGATAAGTTGAAGTTGTTGGGTGAAGTTGAGTTACCGGATGTGAATTTAGAAGTGTTAGGGGAAGCTGTTAAAAATCGTAAAGGGGTTTACAAGGAATTGGCAaaacgaattcatagagaaaGAGAATTAAGCATTGTACAAAGAAAATTGGAAATGAAACGATGTGTTGAtgcaaagaaaaatgttttaccaccaaaaaaattaaggaagGGGGATAAAGAATCTGCTCCGGTTTATGTGTGgaaatatgaaagaaaaaaataa